One window from the genome of Bacillus tianshenii encodes:
- a CDS encoding metalloregulator ArsR/SmtB family transcription factor, with the protein MKNEFDSCEVYGTDEAKVQRASEKIKEQNVPLMAKMFKALSDETRMKIALALFEEESLCVCDVASIIDGSNATASHHLRLLRKLGLAKSEKIGKMVYYSLDDEHVVQLIQLAQAHTKEGKADEC; encoded by the coding sequence ATGAAAAATGAATTCGACTCATGCGAAGTATATGGAACAGATGAAGCAAAGGTTCAGCGTGCTTCTGAAAAGATAAAGGAACAAAACGTGCCGCTGATGGCAAAGATGTTCAAAGCCTTGTCTGATGAAACCCGAATGAAAATAGCGCTTGCCTTATTTGAAGAAGAAAGCTTATGTGTGTGCGACGTTGCCAGCATTATTGACGGCTCTAATGCGACGGCATCCCATCACCTTCGCCTTCTTCGAAAACTTGGCTTAGCAAAAAGTGAAAAGATCGGAAAAATGGTCTACTACTCACTTGATGATGAGCATGTTGTGCAGCTCATTCAATTAGCACAAGCACATACAAAGGAGGGAAAAGCTGATGAGTGCTAA
- a CDS encoding electron transfer flavoprotein subunit alpha/FixB family protein codes for MMSESTGVWVFIEQDDGVIANVSLELLGAGRALADKLNAPLAGVLLGDGVKPLVQECFEFGADEVYLIDSPVLKNYRTEPYMNGIGNLCRAYQPEVFLFGATPNGKDIASAIATDVGTGLTADTTMLDIDEEKRLLEASRPAFGGNIMATILCKKHRPQMATVRPKVMKALPREKGRSGKLIEETLAMKEEDVRTKVLEIVREAGEAASLADAHIIVAGGKGMQDEKGFALLNELADVLGASVGGTRDVVEAGWLEHHLQIGQTGETVTPKLYFAIGISGAVQHVVGMKNSDMIIAINKDADAAIFNVCHYGIVGDALEIVPLLTDAFKQALTRNEVSAHV; via the coding sequence ATGATGAGCGAATCAACAGGGGTATGGGTATTTATTGAGCAGGATGATGGTGTGATTGCGAATGTGTCATTGGAATTGCTTGGGGCAGGCAGGGCGCTTGCGGATAAGCTGAATGCACCGCTTGCTGGTGTGCTGCTTGGTGACGGGGTGAAGCCGCTGGTGCAGGAATGCTTCGAATTTGGGGCAGATGAAGTCTATCTCATTGACAGTCCCGTGCTGAAAAATTATCGGACTGAGCCTTACATGAACGGCATCGGCAATTTGTGCAGAGCGTATCAGCCTGAAGTTTTCCTATTCGGGGCCACACCAAATGGAAAAGATATCGCAAGTGCGATTGCAACAGATGTCGGCACAGGCTTAACCGCAGATACGACGATGCTTGATATCGATGAAGAAAAGCGTTTGCTCGAAGCAAGCCGGCCTGCATTTGGCGGCAATATTATGGCAACGATTCTTTGTAAGAAACACCGACCGCAAATGGCAACCGTCCGCCCAAAGGTTATGAAAGCATTGCCGCGGGAAAAGGGCCGGAGCGGAAAGCTTATTGAAGAAACGCTTGCGATGAAGGAAGAAGACGTGCGGACGAAAGTGTTGGAGATTGTGAGAGAAGCAGGGGAAGCGGCCTCACTCGCAGACGCTCATATTATCGTTGCCGGCGGAAAAGGCATGCAGGATGAAAAAGGCTTTGCACTTCTGAATGAGCTTGCGGACGTCCTTGGCGCAAGTGTCGGCGGTACTCGCGATGTCGTCGAAGCAGGCTGGCTTGAACACCATCTCCAGATCGGCCAAACAGGTGAAACGGTGACACCGAAGCTTTACTTTGCGATTGGTATTTCCGGGGCTGTTCAGCACGTTGTCGGGATGAAAAACTCCGATATGATTATTGCGATTAACAAGGATGCGGATGCGGCGATTTTTAACGTTTGTCATTACGGCATTGTCGGTGATGCGCTTGAAATCGTGCCGCTCTTAACAGACGCTTTCAAACAAGCGCTGACGCGAAATGAGGTGAGTGCACATGTCTGA
- a CDS encoding heavy metal translocating P-type ATPase, with the protein MSANEQKQVYRVQGFSUAGCAAQFERNVNELPEVSEAKVNFAAGKLSVEGSATIEALEKAGAFEGLKLQPDGFRTEVKKESLWKRKENIPMLLSAVFLVIGLALDFTVGEHHVMTILAYAASILTGGVKLFQTGLQNLVKLRFDMKTLMTVAIIGAALIGEWREGAAVVILFAISEILERWSSDKARDSIASLVDMTPKEAIVRRDGSEITVHVEHVQIGETIIVKAGEKIPLDGVVTKGHSNVNEAPITGESMPVDKAIDDRVFAGTLNEAGLLEVRVTSHAEDTTLAKIIHMVEDAQEDRAPSQAFVDKFAAYYTPVIIGIAILTAIVPPLFGAAWNEWIYTGLAVLVVGCPCALVISTPVSIVTAIGNAARNGVLIKGGVHLEEMAKLQTIAFDKTGTLTEGKPQVTDVHAFSGNEQEVLEKAAAIERGSDHPLARAIVNAAHATALEADNFTSHTGKGVEATIDGEPYYLGNTALIESINLELLTDELQATLHMLQNEGKTVMILATTSELHGLIAVRDEIRDTSRNVVAALGKLGISNTVMLTGDNERTAQAIAADAGMTNVKAKLLPDEKLTAIKELQKQGKTAMVGDGINDAPALAAADVGIAMGGAGSDTALETADIAFMADDLSKLPFAVKLGRRTLTIIKQNITFAIGIKIIALLLVIPQLLTLWIAIFADMGATLIVTLNGLRLLRQKD; encoded by the coding sequence ATGAGTGCTAACGAACAGAAGCAGGTTTACCGCGTACAAGGCTTTTCCTGAGCAGGCTGTGCCGCTCAGTTTGAGCGGAATGTGAATGAACTGCCCGAAGTCTCAGAAGCGAAAGTGAATTTTGCGGCGGGGAAATTATCCGTCGAAGGCTCGGCCACCATCGAAGCACTTGAAAAAGCAGGTGCATTTGAAGGCTTGAAGCTTCAGCCTGATGGATTCCGAACCGAAGTGAAAAAAGAATCGCTCTGGAAGCGAAAAGAAAATATCCCGATGCTCCTCTCAGCTGTTTTTCTCGTAATCGGCTTGGCGCTTGATTTTACCGTTGGGGAGCATCATGTCATGACAATCCTCGCTTATGCGGCGTCTATTCTGACAGGCGGTGTGAAGCTCTTTCAAACCGGCTTACAAAACTTAGTGAAGCTAAGGTTTGATATGAAGACGTTAATGACAGTCGCAATTATCGGCGCTGCGCTCATTGGTGAATGGCGCGAAGGTGCGGCCGTTGTCATTTTATTTGCGATTAGTGAAATTCTCGAACGATGGTCAAGTGATAAAGCGCGCGATTCAATTGCTTCACTCGTCGACATGACACCAAAGGAAGCAATCGTCCGCCGCGACGGCTCAGAAATCACGGTTCATGTAGAACACGTACAGATTGGCGAAACGATTATCGTCAAAGCCGGTGAAAAAATTCCGCTCGACGGTGTCGTCACAAAAGGCCATTCAAATGTGAATGAAGCACCGATTACAGGTGAATCGATGCCAGTTGATAAAGCAATTGATGACCGTGTTTTTGCAGGAACACTGAATGAAGCCGGCTTGCTTGAAGTGCGTGTCACCTCTCATGCGGAGGATACGACCCTTGCGAAAATCATTCATATGGTCGAGGATGCTCAAGAAGACCGTGCGCCATCTCAAGCATTTGTCGATAAGTTCGCAGCCTACTACACACCAGTGATTATCGGAATTGCGATTCTTACCGCGATTGTGCCGCCGTTATTTGGTGCAGCGTGGAATGAGTGGATTTACACCGGGCTTGCCGTGCTTGTCGTCGGCTGTCCATGCGCCCTCGTCATTTCAACACCTGTCTCAATTGTAACGGCAATCGGAAATGCAGCGCGCAACGGCGTCTTGATAAAAGGCGGTGTTCACCTTGAGGAGATGGCAAAGCTTCAAACCATTGCGTTCGACAAAACCGGCACCCTAACAGAAGGCAAGCCGCAAGTAACAGATGTACACGCCTTTTCTGGAAATGAACAAGAGGTGTTAGAAAAAGCAGCTGCCATTGAACGCGGCTCCGATCATCCGCTTGCCCGAGCAATTGTAAACGCCGCTCATGCGACAGCATTGGAGGCTGACAATTTTACCTCTCATACAGGAAAAGGGGTTGAAGCAACAATTGACGGTGAGCCTTACTACCTCGGCAATACGGCATTAATTGAAAGCATTAATCTTGAGCTTCTAACAGACGAGTTGCAAGCTACACTGCACATGTTACAAAATGAAGGAAAAACGGTGATGATTCTTGCGACTACAAGCGAACTGCACGGCCTCATAGCTGTTCGGGATGAAATCCGCGATACAAGCCGAAATGTCGTCGCAGCGCTTGGGAAGCTCGGCATTTCAAATACAGTGATGCTGACAGGCGATAATGAGCGCACAGCACAAGCGATTGCGGCTGACGCAGGCATGACAAACGTCAAAGCAAAGCTGCTGCCTGATGAAAAGCTCACCGCCATCAAAGAACTGCAAAAGCAAGGAAAAACAGCGATGGTCGGTGACGGTATTAACGATGCCCCTGCCCTTGCCGCTGCTGATGTCGGCATTGCAATGGGCGGTGCCGGCAGTGATACGGCGCTTGAAACAGCAGATATTGCATTTATGGCGGATGACTTAAGCAAGCTTCCGTTCGCCGTCAAGCTCGGCCGCCGCACACTTACCATCATCAAGCAAAATATTACCTTTGCAATCGGCATCAAAATAATCGCCCTGCTGCTCGTTATCCCGCAGCTGCTCACACTTTGGATTGCAATCTTCGCCGACATGGGCGCGACATTAATTGTCACACTTAATGGCCTGCGCTTATTACGGCAAAAAGACTAA
- a CDS encoding 4Fe-4S dicluster domain-containing protein — MADKLARTIEEKQYLVRYKADKESHLTILDHDICATQCPEKWCTSFCPGEVYKWEDIRMFVGYEGCHECGSCRIGCPFDNIKWEYPKGGHGIVFRLG, encoded by the coding sequence ATGGCAGACAAACTCGCACGCACAATCGAAGAAAAGCAATACCTCGTCCGCTACAAAGCCGACAAGGAATCACACTTAACCATTCTCGACCACGACATCTGCGCCACCCAATGCCCAGAAAAATGGTGTACCAGCTTCTGCCCCGGCGAAGTCTACAAATGGGAAGACATCCGCATGTTCGTCGGCTACGAAGGCTGCCACGAATGCGGCAGCTGCCGCATTGGCTGCCCGTTCGACAACATTAAGTGGGAGTACCCGAAAGGCGGGCATGGGATTGTGTTTCGGTTGGGGTAG
- a CDS encoding carbonic anhydrase, protein MAPDRLIEGNEAFSQKVLKQDPAFFKELQAGQSPEYFVIACSDSRVSPSVIADTPLGTMFVHRNIANQVNEEDDSLSASLYFALVHLKVKKVIVKGHTGCGGVAAAQAGNEEPYLKEWVSEIRSGFENQGCSAEDELNELVKANIRRQVEKMKQHPVYKKYGENVDVEGYLFHLNSGKLEKLDD, encoded by the coding sequence ATGGCACCAGACCGTCTTATTGAAGGTAATGAAGCTTTTTCGCAAAAAGTATTGAAGCAAGACCCAGCTTTTTTCAAGGAGCTGCAAGCAGGTCAGTCACCTGAGTATTTCGTTATCGCTTGCAGTGATTCTCGCGTTAGTCCGTCTGTGATTGCAGATACGCCTCTTGGCACAATGTTTGTACACCGCAACATTGCAAACCAAGTGAACGAAGAGGATGACAGTCTTTCTGCAAGCTTGTACTTTGCCCTTGTGCATTTGAAAGTGAAGAAAGTAATTGTTAAAGGGCATACAGGCTGCGGTGGCGTTGCCGCAGCACAAGCAGGTAATGAAGAGCCTTATTTGAAGGAATGGGTAAGCGAGATTCGAAGCGGATTTGAAAACCAAGGATGCTCCGCGGAAGACGAGCTAAACGAACTTGTCAAAGCAAATATTCGCCGACAAGTTGAAAAAATGAAACAACATCCCGTTTACAAGAAATACGGAGAAAATGTCGATGTCGAAGGCTATTTATTCCACTTAAATAGCGGAAAATTAGAAAAGCTCGACGACTAA
- a CDS encoding DUF6254 family protein, translated as MTQSKRQKERQFRTRKNAQNPHGKVKSFKQLEQEARETE; from the coding sequence ATGACACAATCCAAACGCCAAAAAGAACGCCAATTCCGCACCCGCAAAAACGCCCAAAACCCCCACGGCAAAGTAAAATCATTCAAACAACTCGAACAAGAAGCTAGGGAAACCGAATAG
- a CDS encoding DsrE/DsrF/DrsH-like family protein, with protein sequence MKVAIIAANGSMFDAYKVFNIATAAAATDAEVGIFFTFEGLNLIHKEGHKQLPMPEGAEHFQEGFKKANVPPVEELVSMAAEMNVNMIACQMTMDVMSLEKEHFVDGVEAGGAATFLNFAHTADVTLTF encoded by the coding sequence ATGAAAGTAGCAATTATCGCAGCAAACGGGTCAATGTTTGATGCATACAAAGTCTTTAATATCGCAACAGCCGCGGCGGCAACGGATGCAGAGGTTGGAATCTTTTTCACCTTTGAAGGCTTGAACTTAATTCATAAAGAAGGACACAAGCAATTGCCGATGCCAGAGGGAGCGGAGCATTTTCAAGAAGGCTTCAAGAAAGCGAACGTCCCGCCTGTTGAAGAGCTTGTAAGCATGGCAGCGGAGATGAATGTGAACATGATTGCCTGTCAAATGACAATGGACGTTATGAGCTTAGAAAAGGAACATTTTGTTGATGGGGTAGAAGCTGGGGGAGCCGCAACATTTCTGAACTTCGCACATACTGCAGATGTAACCTTAACATTTTAA
- a CDS encoding sulfurtransferase TusA family protein → MQVTVNKVVDAKGLACPMPIVKTKKEIDSLEPGMVMEIQATDKGSKADIKAWAERTGHEYLGSREEGELLKHYLRKAHAEEEKAETKHEDVVSLDDLMKKIEGDEAVTIIDVREPAEYAFGHIPGAVNIPLGELEQRFEEINQQGDVHVICRSGSRSDVAAKVMTEAGFKRVKNVVPGMKDWTGPTEKHH, encoded by the coding sequence TTGCAGGTTACTGTGAACAAGGTTGTTGATGCAAAAGGGCTTGCATGTCCGATGCCGATTGTGAAGACAAAGAAGGAAATTGACAGCTTGGAACCTGGAATGGTGATGGAGATCCAAGCGACTGATAAAGGTTCGAAGGCAGATATTAAGGCTTGGGCAGAGCGCACAGGTCATGAGTATTTAGGTTCGCGTGAAGAAGGCGAACTGCTTAAGCACTATTTACGAAAAGCTCATGCTGAGGAAGAAAAAGCGGAAACGAAGCATGAGGATGTCGTTTCGCTTGATGATTTAATGAAGAAAATCGAAGGCGATGAAGCGGTTACCATAATTGACGTGCGGGAGCCGGCTGAGTATGCATTTGGCCATATTCCTGGAGCGGTCAATATTCCGCTTGGTGAGCTTGAGCAGCGCTTTGAAGAAATTAATCAACAAGGCGATGTTCATGTCATTTGCCGCTCAGGAAGCAGAAGTGATGTAGCGGCCAAAGTAATGACAGAAGCAGGCTTCAAACGTGTTAAAAATGTCGTGCCAGGAATGAAAGACTGGACAGGACCGACTGAAAAACATCACTAA
- a CDS encoding FAD-dependent oxidoreductase has protein sequence MSEKFDVIVVGAGPAGTSCAYCCAKAGLKVLLIERGEYPGAKNVMGGILYRQQMEEIIPRFWEEAPLERPIIEQRLWLLDEDSVVTTSVKNNEWAQEPYNNFSILRAKFDQWFAGKAVEAGALLINETVVKECIVEDGKVVGVRTDRPDGEVYANVVVLADGVNSLLAKQLGLRGKMRPDQVALTVMEVINLPKNVINDRFNVNDGEGVAIEMFGDATKGNLGTSFIYTNKESINIGVGTTLSGLMKLKMKPHDLLEYVKQHPMVQPLIRDGESVEYLAHLIPEGGYHAMPQMFADGVLVAGDAAQFVNGIHREGSNMAMTSGKLAAETIQLAHERDDFTKATLYKYRDKILNSFIGKDLEKYKDAAHTFETNPQYFQQYIPLMNRAVSSFFTVDGVPKRQKQANMLEMLTAERGKLGTIKDMYRAWKVMK, from the coding sequence ATGTCTGAGAAGTTTGATGTGATCGTCGTTGGCGCAGGTCCAGCCGGAACGTCATGTGCTTATTGCTGCGCAAAGGCAGGGCTGAAGGTGCTGTTAATTGAACGTGGCGAATATCCAGGCGCGAAGAACGTGATGGGCGGTATCTTATATCGTCAACAAATGGAAGAAATTATTCCGCGCTTTTGGGAGGAAGCGCCGCTTGAGCGGCCGATTATTGAGCAGCGTCTCTGGCTGTTAGATGAAGATTCAGTTGTCACGACAAGTGTGAAAAACAACGAATGGGCGCAAGAGCCGTACAATAACTTTTCAATCTTAAGGGCGAAGTTTGACCAATGGTTTGCAGGAAAAGCAGTTGAAGCAGGTGCACTTCTTATTAATGAAACGGTCGTGAAGGAATGCATCGTTGAAGACGGGAAGGTCGTCGGCGTCCGTACTGACCGTCCTGACGGTGAGGTGTATGCGAATGTTGTCGTGCTTGCTGACGGGGTCAACTCCTTACTCGCAAAACAGCTCGGACTGCGGGGAAAAATGCGTCCTGACCAAGTCGCGCTTACAGTAATGGAGGTCATTAACCTGCCAAAGAACGTGATTAATGACCGTTTTAACGTGAATGACGGGGAAGGTGTCGCGATTGAAATGTTTGGCGATGCAACGAAAGGGAACCTTGGAACTTCGTTTATTTATACGAATAAGGAAAGCATTAATATCGGAGTCGGCACAACGCTTTCAGGCTTAATGAAGCTGAAAATGAAGCCGCATGATTTATTGGAATATGTGAAGCAGCATCCGATGGTCCAGCCGCTTATCCGTGACGGCGAATCAGTGGAATATTTGGCCCATTTGATTCCAGAAGGCGGCTATCACGCAATGCCGCAAATGTTTGCAGACGGTGTGCTCGTTGCCGGGGATGCGGCGCAGTTCGTCAACGGTATCCACCGCGAAGGCTCGAACATGGCGATGACATCTGGAAAGCTTGCGGCTGAAACGATCCAGCTTGCACATGAACGAGATGATTTTACGAAAGCAACGCTCTATAAATACCGTGACAAAATTCTAAACAGCTTTATCGGAAAGGATCTAGAAAAATACAAAGATGCGGCACATACATTTGAAACAAACCCACAATACTTCCAGCAGTACATCCCGCTTATGAACCGCGCTGTCAGTTCCTTCTTCACAGTCGACGGCGTACCGAAACGCCAAAAGCAAGCGAACATGCTTGAAATGCTAACCGCAGAACGCGGAAAACTCGGTACAATCAAAGACATGTACCGCGCCTGGAAGGTGATGAAATAA
- a CDS encoding YolD-like family protein, protein MIKDRGTIKWTAMMLPEHVEMIKEIWREDEKKPKPILDEQELQELNETIEQALQEESTIHLTYFEAGDYKLITGKICRVNVHQKTLLVEDAFDNRTSFSFTNIIHATLA, encoded by the coding sequence TTGATTAAAGACCGTGGAACAATTAAGTGGACAGCCATGATGCTTCCAGAACACGTCGAGATGATTAAGGAAATTTGGCGTGAGGACGAAAAGAAGCCAAAGCCGATTCTCGACGAACAAGAGTTACAAGAATTGAATGAAACGATTGAACAAGCACTACAGGAGGAAAGCACCATTCATTTAACGTATTTCGAAGCCGGCGACTATAAGCTTATAACCGGGAAGATCTGCCGCGTCAACGTGCACCAGAAAACCCTGCTTGTCGAAGATGCTTTTGACAACAGAACCTCATTTTCTTTCACCAATATTATTCACGCAACACTCGCATAA
- a CDS encoding electron transfer flavoprotein subunit beta/FixA family protein — protein sequence MHIVVCVKQVPDTKIIKVNPKTNTLDRRGVPAILNPYDAHAVEEAVRLKERVGGVVTVLSMGPPQATAVIKKCIEIGADEGYLISDRRFAGADTLATSYALYKALNRIAQEKPIDLVFCGKHAIDGDTGQVGPGIARRMSIPPVTNVFAVDGVGDDNIEVKRKLDNGYERLQVTLPCLITVEKEINDVSYSPMPNMLRAARYEPVVWTVDDLEEVDLKQLGLKGSPTIVGKMFPPQTSDGGEMLEGKADEQVNRLVELLLTEKAELFQRAGGE from the coding sequence ATGCATATTGTTGTGTGTGTGAAACAAGTTCCTGATACGAAAATCATTAAGGTGAATCCGAAGACGAATACACTGGACCGCCGTGGTGTGCCGGCGATCTTAAATCCATATGATGCACATGCTGTAGAAGAAGCAGTACGCTTAAAGGAAAGAGTCGGCGGGGTTGTGACGGTGCTGTCGATGGGGCCGCCGCAAGCGACTGCTGTGATTAAGAAATGCATCGAGATTGGAGCAGATGAAGGGTATTTGATTTCTGACCGCCGTTTTGCAGGGGCAGATACGCTTGCGACAAGCTACGCGCTTTATAAAGCATTAAATCGGATTGCACAAGAAAAACCGATTGATCTCGTATTCTGCGGTAAGCATGCGATCGACGGCGATACTGGACAAGTTGGCCCAGGGATTGCAAGAAGGATGAGCATTCCGCCGGTTACGAATGTGTTTGCAGTGGACGGAGTGGGTGATGACAACATTGAGGTGAAGCGAAAGCTCGATAATGGCTATGAGCGGCTTCAAGTGACATTGCCGTGCTTAATTACGGTTGAAAAGGAGATCAATGATGTGTCGTATTCGCCGATGCCAAACATGCTTCGTGCCGCACGTTACGAGCCTGTTGTGTGGACGGTGGATGACTTAGAAGAGGTTGACCTGAAGCAGCTCGGGTTGAAAGGCTCGCCAACCATTGTTGGAAAAATGTTTCCGCCGCAGACGTCAGATGGCGGAGAGATGCTTGAAGGAAAAGCAGATGAACAGGTGAACAGGCTTGTGGAGCTCTTATTAACGGAAAAGGCCGAACTCTTTCAAAGGGCGGGGGGAGAATGA
- a CDS encoding PilZ domain-containing protein — translation MDVVIYQPKRYQVGEIISCLYETKKFESRILKVYDKHMAIYAPLQIGEFMHERRRLPRVDTNFTAMINDYMSEKVYEFKPSIEVQVIDFNIKGFGFLATRDLKTNSPYYLHINIDDDPLLEEDLIVKVMVHHKRMENNVWRYGCEILSITNEASQRLRMFILNQQLINYILKVKDTVQH, via the coding sequence ATGGATGTTGTGATCTACCAGCCGAAGCGCTATCAGGTTGGTGAAATCATTTCATGCTTATATGAAACGAAAAAATTTGAGTCCCGTATTTTAAAAGTATACGACAAACATATGGCAATTTACGCACCGCTTCAAATCGGAGAATTTATGCATGAACGCCGCCGCCTTCCGCGTGTGGACACGAATTTTACCGCAATGATTAATGATTATATGAGTGAAAAGGTATATGAGTTCAAGCCGTCAATTGAAGTACAGGTAATTGACTTTAATATTAAAGGGTTTGGCTTTCTGGCAACGCGCGACTTAAAAACAAATTCACCGTATTATCTGCATATCAACATTGATGACGATCCATTGCTTGAAGAAGATTTGATTGTCAAAGTCATGGTCCACCATAAGCGGATGGAGAACAATGTGTGGCGCTACGGCTGTGAAATCCTGTCGATTACGAATGAAGCCTCGCAACGCCTGCGCATGTTCATCCTTAATCAGCAGCTTATTAACTATATCTTGAAAGTGAAAGATACCGTCCAGCATTAA
- a CDS encoding solute carrier family 26 protein yields MLKNHWLANYHMGYLKNDFTAGLIVAIMLIPQGMAYSMLAGLPPVIGLYASTIPLIIYALLGSSRQLAVGPVAMVSLLVFSGVSTLAEPGSAEFISYALLLSLMVGVIQLGMGLFRLGFIVNFLSHAVISGFTSAAALIIGLSQLKHLLGTDLEGGKNVFLIVADAFRKIGEINPVTLGIGVGSIAVLMLFKKILPRFPAPLLVVVGSTLFVYFLNLEERGVKIIREVPDGLPAFSLPGFNMDSVMALLPIALTISFVGFMESIAVAKTIASKEKYKVNSNQELTSLGAANIVGSFFSASPVTGGFSRTAVNYQAGAKSGLASIITAVLILLTLLFFTDLFYYLPNAVLAAIIMVAVFGLVDVKEAKHLFQIKQTDGWVLVITFFATLLTSIESGILIGAGVSLLLFIWRSAYPHTAELGYIEEENVFKNLDRYPTAKQFDNTLIFRIDASLYFANLAFLEERLRKAIDEDVKRVILDFSGVNAIDAVAIDELEKLIEEYKDAGVEIHIAQVKGPVMDLLAKAGWDKKFGENTKHLTLHQALQP; encoded by the coding sequence ATGCTTAAGAACCATTGGCTTGCAAATTATCACATGGGTTATTTGAAGAATGATTTTACAGCGGGCCTGATTGTCGCAATTATGCTGATTCCTCAAGGGATGGCGTATTCGATGCTGGCAGGGCTTCCGCCTGTGATTGGGTTGTACGCATCGACGATTCCGTTAATTATTTATGCATTGCTTGGTTCGTCCAGGCAGCTTGCTGTCGGGCCGGTTGCGATGGTTTCTTTGCTTGTTTTTTCTGGGGTATCAACATTAGCGGAGCCAGGTTCTGCTGAATTTATTTCGTACGCGCTGCTTCTATCTCTTATGGTCGGGGTGATTCAGCTTGGCATGGGATTGTTCCGATTGGGCTTTATTGTGAATTTCTTATCACATGCGGTTATCAGCGGTTTTACGTCAGCGGCGGCATTAATAATCGGATTGAGTCAGCTGAAGCATCTGTTGGGAACGGATTTAGAAGGGGGCAAGAATGTCTTCCTTATTGTTGCGGATGCGTTTCGGAAAATTGGTGAGATTAACCCTGTTACACTCGGGATTGGAGTAGGAAGTATTGCAGTGCTAATGCTTTTCAAAAAAATCCTTCCACGGTTTCCAGCACCATTGTTAGTGGTGGTTGGGAGCACACTGTTCGTGTATTTCTTAAACCTTGAGGAGCGGGGCGTGAAGATTATTCGTGAAGTGCCAGATGGATTACCAGCCTTCAGTCTTCCTGGTTTTAATATGGATTCGGTGATGGCGTTGCTGCCGATTGCGCTTACGATTTCATTTGTCGGTTTCATGGAGTCGATTGCGGTTGCGAAAACGATTGCTTCAAAGGAAAAATATAAAGTAAATTCGAATCAAGAGCTGACAAGCTTAGGTGCAGCTAATATCGTTGGTTCATTCTTTTCTGCATCTCCTGTTACAGGCGGGTTCTCAAGAACAGCGGTTAACTATCAGGCAGGTGCGAAGTCTGGATTAGCATCGATTATTACCGCGGTATTAATTTTATTGACGCTGTTGTTTTTCACGGATTTATTCTACTATCTGCCGAATGCTGTGCTTGCGGCGATTATTATGGTCGCAGTGTTTGGGTTAGTTGATGTGAAGGAAGCGAAGCATTTGTTCCAAATCAAGCAAACAGACGGCTGGGTGTTGGTGATTACGTTCTTTGCAACATTGCTTACGAGTATCGAATCGGGTATTCTAATTGGTGCAGGGGTTTCATTGTTGTTGTTCATTTGGCGCAGTGCTTATCCGCATACAGCTGAATTGGGTTACATTGAGGAAGAAAATGTGTTCAAAAATCTGGACCGCTATCCGACCGCAAAGCAGTTTGACAATACGCTTATCTTTCGGATTGATGCGTCGCTTTACTTTGCAAATCTTGCATTTCTCGAGGAGCGGCTTCGCAAAGCGATTGATGAAGACGTGAAGCGAGTAATATTAGATTTTTCAGGAGTAAATGCGATCGATGCGGTTGCGATCGATGAACTAGAGAAGTTGATTGAAGAATACAAGGACGCAGGTGTTGAGATTCACATTGCCCAAGTAAAAGGTCCTGTGATGGATTTGTTAGCAAAAGCGGGTTGGGATAAGAAATTCGGGGAGAACACAAAGCATCTAACACTTCACCAGGCATTACAGCCGTAG